The proteins below come from a single Metarhizium brunneum chromosome 1, complete sequence genomic window:
- the NIA gene encoding Nitrate reductase: MPQSESNSEPSFQQKTVVFPPSPPSTVGRSRRCSADGNSNDITFPVSPTIANNDALIYPLPPTNSEKSVRPEDLKTPDSHVERDARLIRLTGTHPFNCEPPLRDLYDEGFLTSEDLHYVRNHGPVPRCDDGDMDQWTFTVDGLVENPFTLSVRELIASYEQVTYPITLVCAGNRRKEQNVVRKSKGFSWGSAGLSTALWTGVALGDLIAKAKPRRGARYVCFEGADKLPNGYYGTSVKLNWCLDPNRGIMVAHKMNGCVLHPDHGKPVRVVIPGQIGGRSVKWLKRITVTEKPSDNWYHIYDNRVLPTMVTPEASADLPDTWKDERYAIYDLNTNSVICYPAHNETLLLNGDSSTYKVRGYAYGGGGKRITRIEVTLDKGKTWRLANIDYPEDRYRLAPDGERLYGGRVDMWWRETSFCWCFWELDIDIGDLKTTTDIMVRAMDESLMVQPRDMYWSVLGMMNNPWFRVVVHDIGHALQFEHPTQPALIPGGWMERIKKAGGNLTNGSWGEKLAGQTEDVMGQEPEQDVCMTNPRADRLVTMCELKSHSGEQEPWFIVDGQVYDGTPFLEGHPGGSASIFGAAGQDVTEEFVTIHSENAKAMMPAYHIGKLDEDALAQLSGETNECDPSRSVFLDSKVWTKATLQEKISVSSDSKIFRFKLDHAEQEVGLPVGQHLMMRLRDPVTRESIIRAYTPISEGTDRGWLDVLIKIYHGTPERRGGKMTQALDSIPVGHFVDFKGPVGKFEYLGRGLCSISGKPRHVSRFNMICGGSGITPIFQVFRAMIKGADDPTECVILDGNRVEEDILCRLELDQMASSAKHRCSLLHCLSRPSSTWEGRTGRIDKDLISSEIGSPRLDKDDIVLVCGPEQMEKGVCETLRVLGWPDENIVVF; the protein is encoded by the exons ATGCCCCAGTCTGAAAGCAACTCGGAACCGAGTTTCCAACAGAAAACCGTTGTATTCCCTCCGAGCCCCCCCAGCACCGTGGGGAGATCTCGGAGGTGTAGTGCGGATGGCAATTCCAACGATATCACTTTCCCTGTATCGCCTACCATAGCAAATAACGACGCCCTCATCTATCCTCTCCCCCCAACAAATTCGGAAAAATCAGTTCGACCAGAGGATCTCAAAACGCCGGACAGCCACGTTGAAAGAGACGCTCGACTGATTCGACTAACCGGAACACATCCCTTCAATTGCGAGCCTCCCCTGCGCGACTTATATGATGAAGGGTTTTTAACTAGTGAGGACCTTCACTATGTTAGAAACCATGGGCCAGTACCTCGATGTGACGATGGTGACATGGATCAGTGGACATTCACCGTCGATGGCCTTGTTGAGAATCCATTTACTCTTAGCGTCAGGGAGCTCATCGCATCTTATGAGCAGGTGACATATCCCATCACTCTTGTCTGCGCGGGCAATCGCCGCAAGGAGCAGAATGTGGTCCGCAAGTCAAAGGGTTTCTCATGGGGCTCAGCCGGTCTCTCAACAGCTCTGTGGACTGGTGTTGCCCTTGGCGATCTGATAGCCAAGGCAAAACCGAGGAGAGGTGCGAGATATGTATGTTTCGAGGGAGCTGATAAACTGCCAAACGGCTACTATGGGACGTCTGTTAAGCTCAATTGGTGCCTAGATCCAAACAGAGGTATTATGGTTGCTCATAAAATGAACGGTTGTGTTCTGCACCCTGATCACGGCAAGCCTGTTCGGGTCGTTATCCCTGGACAAATCGGAGGCCGTAGTGTCAAATGGCTGAAGAGGATAACAGTCACCGAGAAACCAAGCGATAACTGGTACCACATCTATGACAATAGAGTTCTGCCAACTATGGTGACACCCGAGGCAAGTGCCGACCTGCCAGATACATGGAAAGACGAGCGGTATGCCATATACGACCTTAACACCAATAGCGTCATCTGTTACCCGGCACATAATGAAACACTTTTACTAAATGGCGACTCGAGCACTTATAAAGTCCGGGGATACGCGTATGGTGGTGGGGGTAAACGGATTACTCGGATCGAGGTTACTttggacaagggcaagactTGGAGATTGGCCAATATTGATTACCCCGAGGACCGATATCGCCTTGCTCCCGACGGAGAAAGACTATATGGCGGAAGAGTTGACATGTGGTGGCGGGAGACATCGTTTTGTTGGTGTTTCTGGGAACTCGACATTGACATCGGAGATCTCAAAACAACAACGGACATCATGGTCAGAGCAATGGACGAAAGCCTCATGGTACAGCCCAGAGACATGTATTGGAGTGTTTTGGGTATGATGAACAACCCTTGGTTCAGGGTTGTCGTCCATGACATCGGCCACGCATTACAGTTTGAGCACCCTACGCAACCTGCTTTGATTCCCGGTGGGTGGATGGAGCGGATCAAGAAGGCAGGAGGCAATCTCACAAATGGCTCGTGGGGTGAAAAGCTGGCTGGCCAAACTGAAGATGTGATGGGACAAGAACCAGAACAGGATGTATGCATGACTAACCCCAGAGCTGACCGTCTGGTTACCATGTGTGAATTGAAATCCCACAGTGGTGAACAGGAACCTTGGTTCATTGTTGATGGACAGGTATACGACGGAACACCGTTTTTGGAGGGTCATCCCGGTGGCTCTGCATCTATATTTGGAGCTGCTGGACAAGATGTCACGGAGGAATTTGTCACAATTC ACAGTGAAAACGCCAAAGCTATGATGCCTGCGTATCATATTGGAAAACTCGACGAAGATGCACTAGCGCAACTGTCCGGCGAGACTAATGAATGCGATCCCAGTCGAAGCGTGTTTCTTGACAGCAAAGTCTGGACAAAAGCAACCCTGCAGGAAAAGATCAGCGTTTCTTCAGACTCCAAGATCTTCAGATTCAAGCTAGATCACGCCGAGCAAGAAGTCGGATTGCCTGTTGGGCAGCACCTGATGATGAGGCTGCGCGACCCGGTAACTCGAGAGTCAATCATCCGGGCTTATACTCCAATTTCCGAAGGTACAGACCGAGGATGGCTCGATGTTTTGATCAAAATCTACCACGGCACTCCGGAACGTAGAGGTGGCAAGATGACACAGGCACTTGATTCTATTCCAGTGGGACACTTTGTTGATTTCAAGGGACCAGTGGGAAAATTCGAGTATCTTGGAAGGGGCCTCTGTTCCATATCTGGGAAACCTCGCCATGTATCCAGGTTTAACATGATATGTGGCGGGTCGGGCATCACGCCGATATTTCAAGTCTTTCGAGCCATGATAAAGGGTGCCGATGACCCCACCGAGTGCGTTATTTTAGACGGAAATCGTGTTGAGGAAGACATCTTGTGTAGACTGGAGCTTGACCAAATGGCATCAAGCGCGAAGCATAGGTGTAGCCTGCTCCATTGCCTCAGTCGTCCGTCTTCTACATGGGAAGGACGGACTGGCCGAATTGACAAGGACCTGATTTCAAGCGAAATCGGATCGCCAAGGCTCGACAAAGACGATATAGTTCTGGTCTGTGGCCCGGAACAAATGGAAAAGGGTGTCTGCGAAACACTGAGGGTTCTGGGATGGCCGGATGAGAATATTGTGGTATTCTGA
- the HRQ1 gene encoding ATP-dependent helicase HRQ1: MKPDSDLNDQQADDHHSHPDKKRKRSLNEQQSLCLVQHGKDVLGKSADQEENQPELGGGTKLTVKKAPSRCTSCVIEWPDAFKVLEETHKALNLVFTFCCSRKHLATTFENIKPTVETHIKRPLMEEEVALVVALRPEGINFTYVDELMLQLDIKGSERDDTFKPSKSSRSQAPAHDASVGGWTGNESLDDHSRSKTGNGSREVLFFEFVDGDLKREVQDKKTGEPVRPNRKLRDEQLKMPIYGQKQMAQLIERRNQKFKNAINLFLNKCVQDGLDPDVTLREQAQAFIPKPSPTNDVAAESRPSTIPGNIPKERKSIPEIVQELKESSWYTGQIVPDGHRVFEPQEAIYGDLGFLLTQDLVNALYNAKGITRFYAHQAEALNHLHEGKSVVVATSTSSGKSLIYQLPVLYALEKDYNSRAMYIFPTKALAQDQKRSLKEMMVYMPGLEATVVETFDGDTPMSERTAIREEARVIFTNPDMLHVTILPQEERWRTFLKHLKYVVVDELHYYNGQLGSHVAFIMRRLRRICAAVGNRRVRFISCSATVANPKEHFETIFGVKNVALIDYDGSPSGRKEFLCWNTPYKDPGDPASGRGNAKLECARLFCALLLRGVRIIAFCRVRAQCEILVNAIKQELESLGRPECINLVMGYRGGYTAADRRRIESEMFEGKLLGIVSTTALELGIDIGTLDSVMSWGFPYTIANLRQQSGRAGRRNKDSLSILVGDGFATDQHYMQNPDELFTKPNCELQVDLSNMLVREGHVQCAAYELPIRPEQDAQYFGADISDVCRTRLIQDEMGYYHCHDRFRPQPSRYVAIRDTEDEHFAIIDITNGLNTVLEELEASRATFTIYDGAIFLHQGNTYLVRDFLPDRQMAKVEKVKVDWTTTQRDFTDIDPTETEAIRKIPCSLSQAYYGTIKIQQNVFGYFKVDRKGRVLDAVQVDNPPVIRYSKGMWLDVPRTALDILQDRRLNSAAAIHAAEHAVMSLLPTFVISMPEDVRTECKVALKEFSKKESQRKRPARLTFYDAKGGASGSGISTKAFDHIDHLLNMALRRVEECQCQRGCVECVASVMCKESNEVMSKAGCRVVIRSLLNMEIDVDQLPMGPEEFNPVGFETVIPAQPVPSRGQARTKIGTMKSERQDG, encoded by the exons ATGAAGCCTGATTCTGATCTCAATGATCAGCAGGCTGATGATCACCATAGCCATCCTGATAAGAAGCGCAAACGCTCCCTCAATGAGCAACAGAGTCTCTGCTTGGTACAGCATGGAAAGGATGTACTTGGGAAATCTGCTGACCAGGAAGAAAACCAGCCTGAATTAGGTGGAGGGACTAAACTGACTGTGAAGAAGGCACCGTCTCGGTGTACAAGCTGTGTTATAGAATGGCCTGATGCGTTCAAAGTGTTAGAAGAGACTCATAAGGCTTTGAATCTAGTCTTTACATTTTGTTGCAGCCGGAAACATCTTGCAACAACGTTTGAAAACATAAAGCCGACAGTCGAAACTCACATTAAGCGACCACTGATGGAGGAAGAGGTGGCATTAGTAGTTGCCTTGCGACCCGAGGGTATCAATTTTACTTACGTGGATGAGCTCATGTTACAGCTTGATATTAAGGGCTCAGAAAGAGATGATACGTTTAAGCCCTCGAAATCCTCTCGCTCGCAAGCTCCCGCGCATGATGCATCCGTAGGCGGATGGACGGGAAACGAGAGCCTGGATGATCACAGCCGCAGTAAAACCGGTAATGGTAGCCGAGAGGTGCTATTCTTTGAGTTCGTCGACGGAGACCTAAAACGCGAGGTGcaagacaagaagacggGCGAACCTGTGCGGCCAAACCGCAAGCTTCGCGACGAGCAGCTGAAGATGCCGATATACGGTCAGAAACAGATGGCTCAGCTAATTGAGAGGAGAAACCAGAAGTTCAAAAATGCTATAAATCTATTTCTGAACAAGTGTGTGCAAGATGGACTGGATCCTGATGTAACTCTCAGGGAGCAGGCGCAGGCTTTCATCCCGAAACCATCTCCAACGAACGATGTCGCAGCAGAGTCAAGACCAAGTACAATACCGGGGAATATCCCGAAGGAGCGTAAATCGATACCAGAGATTGTGCAAGAGCTGAAAGAAAGCTCTTGGTATACAGGGCAAATCGTACCGGACGGCCATAGGGTTTTCGAGCCTCAAGAGGCTATTTATGGTGATCTTGGTTTCCTGTTGACTCAAGATCTTGTCAACGCGCTGTATAATGCCAAAGGTATCACGCGCTTCTATGCTCACCAAGCGGAGGCCCTAAACCACCTCCACGAGGGCAAAAGTGTCGTCGTGGCAACATCGACCAGCTCGGGCAAGTCTTTGATATACCAGCTCCCTGTCCTATACGCACTTGAAAAAGACTACAATTCCAGAGCCATGTACATTTTCCCGACAAAGGCATTAGCGCAGGACCAGAAGCGGAGTTTGAAGGAAATGATGGTCTACATGCCTGGCCTTGAAGCCACAGTCGTTGAAACCTTCGACGGTGATACGCCAATGAGCGAACGCACTGCGATTCGTGAAGAAGCCAGGGTTATATTCACGAATCCTGACATGCTTCATGTCACAATATTGCCACAGGAAGAACGTTGGAGAACTTTCCTGAAACATTTGAAATACGTAGTAG TTGACGAACTTCACTATTACAACGGGCAGCTCGGTTCACATGTTGCTTTCATCATGAGAAGACTAAGACGCATTTGCGCTGCAGTGGGAAACCGGCGAGTCCGCTTCATCTCTTGTTCTGCAACTGTTGCCAACCCGAAGGAGCACTTCGAAACGATATTCGGGGTTAAAAATGTGGCGTTGATTGATTATGACGGATCCCCTTCGGGACGCAAGGAATTCTTGTGTTGGAATACACCATACAAGGATCCGGGTGACCCCGCGAGCGGCCGTGGGAATGCGAAGCTTGAATGTGCCAGACTTTTCTGCGCCCTCCTGCTGAGAGGTGTCCGAATCATAGCGTTTTGTCGGGTTCGAGCCCAGTGTGAGATCTTGGTTAATGCCATTAAGCAAGAACTAGAGTCTCTCGGTCGACCAGAGTGTATAAATCTAGTTATGGGCTACCGAGGTGGTTATACCGCCGCAGATCGCCGCCGTATCGAATCTGAAATGTTTGAGGGCAAATTGCTAGGAATTGTCTCGACTACAGCACTGGAATTGGGCATCGACATTGGCACTCTTGACTCTGTCATGAGTTGGGGGTTTCCTTATACAATTGCAAATTTGCGTCAACAGAGTGGCCGCGCGGGGCGGCGTAACAAGGACTCCTTGTCTATTCTTGTTGGGGATGGATTCGCGACAGACCAACATTACATGCAAAATCCAGATGAGTTGTTTACTAAACCTAACTGCGAACTTCAGGTCGATCTTAGCAACATGCTAGTTCGGGAAGGGCATGTCCAATGTGCGGCATACGAATTGCCAATTAGACCTGAGCAAGATGCTCAATATTTTGGAGCTGATATTTCCGACGTTTGCAGGACCCGCTTGATTCAGGATGAGATGGGTTACTATCATTGCCATGATCGATTTCGACCTCAGCCATCTCGCTATGTCGCAATACGGGACACAGAAGACGAGCATTTTGCCATTATCGACATTACAAATGGTCTGAACACCGTATTAGAGGAGCTAGAAGCGTCAAGAGCTACATTCACCATATATGATGGAGCCATATTTCTTCACCAGGGCAATACGTACCTTGTGCGAGACTTTCTCCCCGACAGACAAATGGCCAAGGTAGAAAAGGTGAAGGTGGACTGGACAACTACCCAGCGAGACTTCACAGATATTGACCCAACAGAGACAGAGGCGATTCGGAAGATCCCATGTTCCTTATCCCAGGCTTACTATGGAACAATTAAGATTCAGCAAAATGTGTTTGGGTATTTCAAAGTGGACAGGAAGGGGCGAGTTCTGGATGCCGTCCAAGTCGACAACCCGCCAGTTATCCGGTACAGCAAGGGCATGTGGTTGGATGTTCCAAGAACAGCACTGGACATTCTTCAAGACCGACGTCTGAATTCGGCCGCGGCGATCCATGCCGCAGAACATGCAGTCATGAGCTTACTTCCTACATTTGTCATTAGCATGCCAGAAGACGTCAGGACTGAGTGTAAAGTGGCGCTGAAGGAATTCTCCAAGAAGGAATCGCAAAGAAAGCGGCCTGCAAGACTGACATTTTATGACGCAAAAGGTGGTGCTAGCGGATCGGGCATCAGCACCAAAGCATTTGATCACATAGATCATTTGCTGAACATGGCGCTGCGGCGCGTTGAAGAGTGCCAATGCCAGCGTGGCTGTGTTGAATGCGTGGCATCGGTCATGTGTAAAGAATCCAACGAAGTAATGAGCAAGGCCGGGTGCCGTGTTGTGATCAGGAGTCTGCTGAATATGGAAATTGACGTCGATCAGCTTCCAATGGGGCCGGAAGAATTTAACCCAGTGGGCTTCGAGACTGTTATACCAGCTCAGCCTGTACCCTCTAGAGGCCAAGCAAGAACGAAAATAGGCACGATGAAAAGCGAGAGGCAGGATGGATAA
- the NUP56 gene encoding Nucleoporin NUP56, with protein MADDVQGAGFSPKNEPTHVETTEDAETRATRRELKQSSISDQPGKTTATDDNRPETPSVGISDEKIDELKEQVSSPKKKRAHDQLDGEQDSQDNDATSVTSTDSAKDRAMRLEPQKKRHRDEEPVDIVSHPPSGTEEVDQSTQNNSKMPTQPTKESSNSTFAESAFGKLASSSSGFAALGSSQGGGFASNKPTLSSFASVKPVSSSETSGTSVNKGQAGNAPKLSFASNSGLSPFAGLGSGTNGVGSSKFGSGLSGIKPLGSFGAAGTKPLQSEKAAKPFGAPESDADDDDDNDNEEGDDESQPDDQERGASPEKDADEKKRPKLHKIAVDDGEAGEVTVVSVRAKMFCLDKKEGWKERGAGMLKINVPHASVEFDDDGAVIPGSFDASGLETNGDSADSDSAGPKVARLILRQDQTHRVILNTAILPAMEFQEKASLKSVGILFTAFEGAETKPVSITIRVRSFQLYTFSVGAEGTD; from the exons ATGGCCGACGATGTACAAGGAGCAGGATTCAGCCCCAAGAATGAACCCACGCATGTCGAAACTACCGAAGATGCTGAGACGCGCGCTACTAGACGTGAGCTTAAGCAGTCATCCATCTCTGACCAACCTGGCAAAACAACTGCTACCGATGACAACCGCCCAGAAACGCCTTCCGTTGGCATATCGGATGAGAAGATTGATGAGTTGAAGGAGCAGGTCTCCTCGCCTAAGAAGAAGCGTGCCCATGACCAGCTAGATGGGGAGCAAGATTCGCAAGACAACGACGCTACGAGTGTCACATCTACTGACTCTGCTAAAGACAGAGCCATGCGGCTTGAGCCGCAAAAGAAGAGGCATCGTGATGAAGAGCCTGTTGATATAGTGTCG CATCCTCCATCAGGCACAGAGGAAGTAGATCAATCAACTCAAAATAATAGCAAAATGCCTACTCAGCCGACGAAGGAAAGCTCTAATAGTACATTTGCGGAGTCGGCATTTGGCAAACTGGCATCAAGCTCTTCAGGCTTCGCAGCTTTGGGATCATCCCAAGGTGGCGGGTTCGCTTCAAATAAGCCAACTCTATCGTCTTTTGCGTCGGTGAAGCCTGTATCTAGCTCAGAAACAAGCGGGACAAGTGTAAACAAAGGGCAAGCCGGAAATGCCCCGAAGTTGTCGTTCGCTTCGAATTCAGGCCTTTCGCCCTTTGCAGGACTCGGCTCAGGAACCAATGGAGTTGGAAGCAGTAAATTCGGCTCCGGGTTGTCAGGAATTAAGCCATTGGGCAGTTTCGGCGCTGCTGGTACAAAGCCCCTCCAGAGCGAGAAAGCAGCAAAGCCCTTTGGAGCACCGGAAAGCGAtgcggatgacgacgatgataaTGATAACGAGGAAGGGGATGATGAGAGTCAACCTGACGATCAAGAACGAGGCGCATCGCCAGAGAAAGATGCAGATGAGAAGAAACGGCCTAAGCTCCACAAGA TTGcggttgatgatggcgaggctggtGAGGTTACTGTTGTGTCTGTACGAGCAAAGATGTTTTGTCTGGACAAGAAAGAAGGCTGGAAAGAGCGGGGAGCTGGCATGTTGAAAATTAATGTCCCTCATGCAAGCGTTGagtttgacgacgatggtGCTGTGATTCCGGGCAGCTTCGACGCGTCAGGTCTAGAAACAAATGGTGACTCTGCTGATAGCGACTCTGCAGGTCCCAAAGTTGCTCGTCTTATCTTGCGTCAAGACCAAACCCATCGAGTCATACTAAACACTGCAATTCTCCCCGCTATGGAATTTCAAGAGAAAGCTTCTTTGAAGTCTGTTGGTATCCTATTCACCGCTTTCGAAGGAGCAGAAACGAAACCAGTGAGCATCACAATCAGGGTGAGATCTTTTCAGCTATACACTTTTTCGGTTGGTGCAGAAGGTACTGATTGA
- the eed gene encoding Polycomb protein eed has product MAATDGSVFELPKLRVSIGFENDTRFLGHDDNVAEFFDIKFCPYQPLDCDPVFAAVSKKHIVICKLSPSTGESNPCAIINIIRDDDDEASGCCCTWTKDPVSGTPYICVGGVDAKVKIYDVSDGSLVECFVGHGGDVNDLATSPIESSIIASASDDTSVRIWSLDPIHKEQPCLCILAGEGHSWNLLSLWTIPDLPMDAITTPLQVHYPHFSTSAVHSGIVDCVAFYGDCVLSRACHDNVIVLWRIEGFSSEGLPPPQSAAPTPQNVVPTSYEDPDRLTRSAFVPATSPQCPSQYTRLLEFHTPNCGPQFFMRFKLFHVPDQNPVLAFCNAAGNIFFWDFRRLTVYHEVMAGLQGKSKAAVTPSWLKPFTPRQRADAMGRFKGVGSDRDSLASGQTGQTEASEYSPETLESWASRYSTEDPHEPLRAHKTESSSTNFVGRQAAWSPGGEWCVVVGSSNTMLILQRWAKGAPCSRSTG; this is encoded by the exons ATGGCGGCAACCGATGGCTCAGTCTTTGAGCTACCAAAATTACGCGTCTCTATTGGATTTGAG AACGACACGCGGTTTCTTGGCCACGACGACAATGTAGCAG AATTCTTCGATATCAAGTTTTGTCCCTATCAGCCTTTGGACTGTGACCCAGTATTTGCCGCTGTGAGCAAGAAACAT ATTGTTATCTGCAAGCTTTCACCAAGTACAGGTGAATCCAACCCTTGCGCCATTATCAACATTATTCGAGATGACGAT GATGAGGCatctggctgttgttgtACATGGACAAAGGATCCTGTGTCAGGTACTCCATACATCTGCGTAGGCGGCGTCGATGCCAAGGTCAAAATATACGACGTCTCCGATGGGAGCCTAGTAGAG TGTTTCGTTGGCCATGGAGGG GACGTAAACGATTTAGCTACATCACCGATTGAGTCGTCTATTATTGCTTCGGCTTCAGACGATACTAGCGTCCGAATATGGAGCCTTGACCCTATCCACAAGGAGCAACCTTGTCTTTGCATCCTAGCTGGCGAGGGCCACTCTTGGAACTTGCTTTCCCTT TGGACTATTCCCGATCTTCCAATGgacgccatcaccacccctCTTCAAGTTCATTATCCGCACTTTTCTACGTCTGCTGTTCACAGCGGAATTGTCGATTG CGTCGCATTCTATGGAGACTGTGTTCTCTCCCGTGCTTGTCACGATAACGTTATTGTTCTTTGGAGGATTGAAGGATTTTCGTCCGAGGGATTGCCGCCACCGCAAAGCGCTGCTCCAACACCGCAAAACGTCGTCCCGACCAGCTACGAAGACCCGGATCGCCTTACGAGATCCGCATTCGTCCCAGCCACATCACCGCAATGCCCTTCACAGTATACACGCTTGCTCGAATTTCATACTCCAAACTGCGGTCCCCAATTCTTCATGCGGTTCAAGCTCTTCCATGTCCCAGACCAAAATCCCGTACTTGCATTCTGCAATGCAGCAGGGAACATTTTCTTCTGGGATTTTCGGAGACTTACTGTGTATCACGAGGTCATGGCAGGCTTGCAAGGCAAGTCGAAGGCGGCAGTTACTCCGAGCTGGCTCAAACCGTTCACCCCTCGGCAAAGAGCGGACGCTATGGGCAGATTCAAGGGGGTTGGTAGTGATAGGGACTCACTGGCATCGGGGCAAACGGGGCAGACGGAAGCCAGTGAATACAGCCCAGAGACTCTAGAATCATGGGCATCTAGATATAGCACTGAGGATCCCCATGAGCCGCTCCGAGCCCATAAGACGGAGTCTTCCTCCACGAACTTCGTCGGGAGGCAAGCTGCATGGAGCCCTGGGGGAGAATGGTGTGTGGTAGTCGGAAGCTCGAACACCATGTTGATCTTGCAGAGATGGGCTAAAGGAGCGCCCTGTAGCCGAAGTACAGGTTGA
- the nuo-32 gene encoding NADH-ubiquinone oxidoreductase 29 subunit — MRPTIRVLARYLEPGTPTGLAGLWTHSTPRSTLLYLYGTTLNKLQSIPETSLYRQSVEAVTKHRMGLVENIVPPGYNEWAAKAKELISKNPEQFRVASGRVDGSEARTVKLGDRVFIIGAKHEAGDIRYEEWDGEADEGGELEGIRTPAERQDQVIWAERKPLQDHEKIEWEDEPQLTAEQVQELEHKIAAGLIEEVIQVAEGELLIIDTMEKARVWEDLEERPVDGQWEYFDRKTMAQGSSLSTNLPNSINPFSRSPSERRQLSLAGLKDTDEDPTRGIECFPHRGIDRKAPEVTVSEEEEEEEDDADELDASETSQATAEEPVRMVRSGKDKRNQRRPSLAHPFSRLDTLLRSIHQLLDQAEITKAARLFGIVLQLRPGSRPIDVRQHNIWAIGAEITIRGGEDVTLLHRGLQHVDIESHEYTDGMLSGSKSYTRIRIPRRRHPSENLKKLKAYFGALIQKYPYDHKFPRKTSALHFQLAMLTCEVYSCHAMYASADSPTTALQLDLEEVPPQISDRYSEDVYQNDQSEMTMNVKQPGSEVNFRIQRERNQIYAREALKDISKRMDSLINELPYSKNHHFLQLRATVSLLIAELLALDNGSQQGITNEPTAAIKSEQEIASIMLQRIIDNGGHTARPLMDLMGQCSNLKKELQQQVLYASLPIRST; from the exons ACTCCTCGATCGACGCTTCTCTATCTTTACGGGACGACCCTCAACAAACTCCAATCCATACCTGAGACTTCACTTTATCGCCAGTCTGTGGAGGCTGTTACGAAACACCGAATGGGTCTTGTGGAAAATATTGTCCCTCCTGGCTACAACGAGTGGGcggccaaagccaaagagtTAATCAGCAAAAACCCCGAGCAATTTCGAGTTGCCAGCGGTCGAGTTGACGGTAGCGAGGCCAGAACTGTGAAACTCGGGGACCGTGTATTTATAATCGGTGCGAAGCATGAAGCTGGTGATATACGTTACGAAGAATGGGATGGAGAAGCCGACGAAGGTGGTGAGCTCGAGGGCATTCGAACCCCAGCGGAGAGGCAGGACCAGGTTATCTGGGCTGAGCGGAAGCCGTTACAGGACCACGAAAAAATCGAATGGGAAGATGAACCTCAGTTGACTGCAGAACA GGTGCAAGAGCTGGAGCATAAGATTGCCGCCGGTCTTATCGAAGAGGTCATCCAAGTCGCAGAGGGCGAGCTTCTCATCATTGACACCATGGAGAAGGCCAGGGT TTGGGAGGATTTGGAGGAACGGCCTGTTGATGGCCAATGGGAATACTTCGACAGGAAGACTAT GGCACAGGGTAGCTCATTGTCAACGAACTTGCCAAACTCCATCAACCCTTTCAGCCGTTCGCCCAGCGAGAGGCGTCAGCTATCTCTAGCTGGTCTCAAAGACACCGATGAGGATCCAACACGAGGGATTGAATGCTTTCCCCACCGCGGGATCGATCGTAAGGCACCTGAAGTGACCGTGtcagaggaagaggaagaggaagaggatgacgCGGACGAGTTGGATGCATCCGAAACGTCACAGGCAACAGCAGAAGAGCCTGTAAGGATGGTCAGAAGTGGAAAGGATAAACGAAACCAGAGGCGGCCGAGTTTGGCACATCCATTCAGTCGGTTAGATACTCTGCTACGATCTATCCACCAACTTCTTGACCAGGCGGAGATAACAAAAGCAGCAAGATTATTTGGCATTGTGCTGCAACTTCGGCCTGGCAGCAGACCCATTGATGTTCGTCAACATAATATCTGGGCAATTGGTGCTGAAATAACCATAAGAGGAGGCGAGGATGTTACCTTGCTGCACCGAGGTTTACAACATGTCGACATTGAAAGCCATGAGTATACCGACGGCATGCTCTCCGGATCAAAAAGTTACACACGCATTCGCATTCCAAGGAGACGGCACCCTTCAGAAAATCTCAAAAAGCTGAAGGCTTACTTTGGGGCGCTCATTCAGAAATATCCATATGATCACAAGTTTCCTAGAAAAACCTCAGCACTACATTTTCAGCTTGCAATGCTGACATGTGAAGTATACAGCTGCCATGCCATGTATGCCTCAGCGGATTCACCCACCACTGCTCTGCAATTGGACCTGGAAGAGGTACCCCCGCAGATATCAGATAGGTACTCGGAGGATGTCTACCAAAATGACCAGTCGGAGATGACCATGAACGTCAAACAACCTGGTTCGGAAGTAAATTTCCGAATTCAGAGGGAACGTAACCAAATATACGCGCGTGAGGCTCTGAAGGATATTTCTAAGAGGATGGACTCGCTCATCAACGAGTTGCCGTACTCCAAAAATCACCACTTCCTTCAATTACGGGCAACAGTATCACTTCTCATTGCAGAGCTTCTAGCCCTAGACAATGGCAGTCAGCAAGGCATCACGAATGAACCCACAGCAGCCATAAAGTCGGAGCAAGAAATTGCCAGTATCATGCTGCAAAGAATTATCGACAATGGTGGACATACTGCCAGACCATTAATGGACCTCATGGGTCAATGCTCAAACTTAAAGAAAGAATTGCAACAACAAGTGTTGTATGCGTCACTGCCAATCAGAAGCACATAA